Part of the Pirellulales bacterium genome is shown below.
CGGTCGGCCCCGAAAGTTGCGAAGCGCCACGACTGAACGGCCAATAATTGCTGAACAGGGCCGTGAACAAGAGCGGGGCCGTCTCGCCCGCAGCTCGGGCGACGGCGAGCATGACGCCCGTCAGGATCCCGGGCATTGCGGTGGGAAGCAGGATGCGGCAGATCGTTTGCGTGGTCGTGGCGCCCATGCCGATCGCAGCCTCGCGAATCCTCGGGTGCACCATGCGGATCGCGTCCTCGGCAGTGAGAATCACGGTGGGCAGCATGAGCAGCGACAGCGCGACGCCGCCGGCCCAGGCTGAAAATCCTCCGGTTAGCAATACGACCGCTCCATACGCGACCACGCCCGCCAGCACCGAGGGAAACCCGCTTAGAATTTTCGCACTGAAACGGACAAACTTGGCGAGTTTCGTTTCGGGGCCGACCTCGGCGAGATAGACGGCTGCAAGAATTCCGAAGGGAACGCTCATCGAAGCGGCGATCGCGACCATCACCAACGTTCCCGCGATCGCATTGCCAAATCCGCCGCCGGCTTCGTTCGCGTCCGGCGGCAGCGACGTGAAAACAGCGAGACTCAGCGCATGCACTCCGCGCACGACGAGCATATAGACGACGGAGAAGAGCGGGGCCAACGCGATGAAGGTCAACGAAGCCGTGACGAAATTCATCGCAAAGCTGAACAGCGACCGGGGCCGCCGCAGCGATTTTTGCAATTCGGCCGTGCTGATCAACGCGGCCAGCCGCGTTGCATCGTCGCGGCCGATCTGTCGAACGATCGTTTCTTCCATGTTGCTTTCTCGTCGTCGCTATTCCCGCGTGTCGTTGCCTGCCGGCGGTCTGGCCGCTCGTTTGAAATGCCTATCGCGCGCCGCGCGTCCGTGCGGCCGAGTGTTGCAAGACCAAAGAACCGAAAATATTCACCACCAGCGTTATCGCCATCAGCACCAGCGCGGCATACATTAGCACGCCGACATTCGCCTTGTTCGCTTCGGGGAAATTATTGGCCAGCAGGGCAGCCAGCGTGTTCCCGGGCGAAAAAAGCGAGACGCTGATCACGTTCGCATTGCCGACAAGCATTGCCAACGCCATCGTCTCCCCAAGCGCGCGGCCGAACGCCAACAAGATCGATCCGATGATGCCGATCTGCGCCGTCGGAACGATGACGCCCAGGATCGCTTCCCAACGGGTCGCACCCAAGCCGTATGCCGCCTCGCGGAGCTTCGGCGGCACGGCAACCAGCGCATCGCGGCTGATCGCCGAAATCGTCGGCAGAATCATGATCGCCAGCACCAACGAGGCGGGGAGCATGCCGGGCCCGCTCAGCGAAGTGCCGAACAACGGAATCCAGCCCAGATGGTCGTGGAGCCAATTGCAGGGAGGGCGGATCAGCGGAATGATCACGAAAATTCCCCACAGCCCATAAACCACGCTCGGAATCGCGGCCAGCAATTCAATCAGGTTCTTGAGCAGCGCATCGAGTTGATCGGGCAACTTGCCCCAGAAGGGATGAAATTGCTTTCCAAAAACCTTGAGCAGTTTGAACACGGCTGTCGAAAGGAATCGCTCGCTGAGAAACACGGCCACCGCGACGCCTAGGATGCTGCCGATCACCAGCGCGATTGCCGAGCTATAAAGAGTGCCCCAGATTTGCGGCAAGATGCCGTATTGCTGCGCGTTGGCATCCCAGACTTTTCCGGTGATGAAGCCCAGCCCCTCGGTCTTCATCGAGGGAACCGCCTTCGCTCCGATTTCGAGCACGATGAAAACCAACAAGGCGACCGTGGCCCAAGCGAAGAGGCCGGTCAGCAAACGGAAACCCCGGTCGGAATAAATCTCGCGCTTCGTCGGCGGCCGGGAAATCGGCCGCGCGTCGACGATGGGACGTTCGAGCGTTGTTGCCATTGGTTCGAACTGCGATCGTTGATTTTGGAAAGATGCTTTGACGTTTTGGCCTCGGCCAAAAAACAACTTCTCCGCAGCCCCCTCTCCCCTTGCGGGAGAGGGCAGGGTGAGGGGTTCGAAAAACGGAAGTTATTTTTCGGCCGAGCCTTGGTGGGCAAGCGGCATCGTTCGCCCGCCAATCGTGCGTCGGGCCGACACGCCATCCGGCGATCGAGCCGCATCGACGACGGATCAGGCTCCCTTGTTCTCGGTTTTGTCGTCTGGCTTTGCGCTCGCCGCTGCCGGGCCGTCGGATTGAATATTCTCGAGCGCGGCTTTCACCTTCGTAACCACGTTGTCCGGCAGCGGGATATAGCCGAGCGATTCGCTCTTCTTTTGGCCGTCGGTAAGGCAGTACGCGAGGACCGCACGTAGCGCCTTTGCCTTCGCGGCCTCGGGCATTTTCTTGTAGGCCAGGATCCAGGTGTAAGTGACGATCGGATACGATTTCTCGCCTTCCGGATCAGGAAGCCACGCACGCAGATCGGCCGGCATTTCGAGCGAAGCCAGCGACGCCTGGCCGGATGCGATCGACGGTTCGATGTATTTGCCGGCCTTGTTTTCCAGCTTGGCCATCTTCAGTTTCGCGCCGATGGCATAGCCATATTCGACGTATCCAATCGCGCCGGGCGTGGTGCTGATGGCCGCCGAGACGCCTTCGTTGCCCTTCGATTTCGTGCCGACCGGCCAGTTTGGCATCTTGTTAACGCCCGGGCTGGCGGCGAAATCCTTGCTGATCGTGCTGAGATGCTTCGTGAAGACAAACGTGGTGCCGCTGCTGTCGGCGCGAACGACCACGTTCACATCCGTATCCGGCAGCTTCACGTCTTCGTTGGCCGCTGCGATCGCCGGATCGTTCCACTTCTTGATCTTGCCGAGGAAAATGCCGGCATAGGCCTCGCGCGAAAGCTTCAGATTGTCGATGTCGGGAAGGTTGTAGGCCAACACGATGCTGCCGGCCGTCATCGGCAGCAATTGGACGCCCCCCGGCACCTGTGCGATTTCTTCGTCGGTCATCGCGGCATCGCTGGCGCCGAAGTCGACCGTATGGTCGATCATCGCTTTCACCCCGCTACCGCTGCCGACGGATTGATAATCGACCAACGCATCGGGATGATCGGCGGAATATGCCTTGAACCATTTGGTGTAGAGGGGGGCCGGAAAACTGGCTCCCGCGCCCTGCAACTTCAGGCCGCCCGAGCCCCCTCCTGTGGAACAACCGGTGCCGGAGCATGCCAACAACAAAATCGAGGTCCAAGCAACCGTCCGCGTGCGTGTCGCCATTCGTGGGATTCCTCTTTTCGAGCCATGAATTGCTTGTTCGGATTTAGGTTATAAGCCGCTGCAAGCAGCGGTTCCAGCAAACGGTCGATTCCTAATCGAGCGCTCGCAGTCCCCTAACAATTGGCCTGTTTTTTAAAGAAAAGGCGCTAGATTTCACCGTTTGTTCGTTAGGATAGTGGTCTCGAAAACAATGCCATGACCACAAGCGTGAACTGCCCTTGCCACACGGCCGTCGCAGGCCGCCGGCCACGAACAGCCTGTTGAAAAGGGGGACAAGAGCCGCGCGGCAGAGCGACTCCTCCGGCAACATCGACTCGTCGCTCGGAGCCAGTTCCCTTTTTCAACACGCCGCTAACCCACACAATCTCGAATAATTTGGAAGATCACACCATGAGCACCGTTCGAACTTCGCTTGCCACGGTTTCGATTCTTGCCGCCGCACTCGCGCTGGCGCCGCGAGCGCGGGCTGACACGCCCGCAAACAACAGCGACGGCAAATTGCTGCCGTATGACGCGCTGATCCACGGCATGACCGATCTGTCGCGATTGGCCGAGCTTCCGCTGCCCGGATATCGATTTGGACAATGGTCGAGCTACGATCGCGCCAGCCAATACGACGCCAAGACGGGAAAGTATCTCCACTGGGATGCCAACGGCGACGGCAGCGGCATCATTCGCAAGGAAGGCGACGACGTCGTGATGGCGGAAATGACAGGGCCGGGCTGCATCTGGCGCATTTGGTCGGCAGCGCCGGGCAAGGGGCACGTGAAGATCTTTCTCGACGGCGAAGAAAAGCCGGCGGTGGATATGCCGTTCGAGCACTATTTCGACGGCAAGCATGCTCCCTTCAATTTTCCCGCGCTTTCCTACAACCTGGCCGCCGTGGGAAGCAGCGGACAAAACTTGTATCTGCCGATTCCGTATCAGAAATCATGCAAGGTGGTGGCCGACAAAGGTTGGGGCAACTACTACCATTTAGGCTACGCGACCTATCCGCAGGGCACGCGGGTACCAACGTTCTCGGCCCGGCTCGTCGCCGAGCACGCGGACGAGTTGAAACGTGTCGACGATTTCTTCGCCCATGATCTCGGTAGCGATCCAGCCGGGTCGACAAGCGCCGATCAAGTTTTGAAGAAGTCGCTGGAAATCGAAGCGGGGCAAACGGCGACCATCGCACGGCTCGACGGTCCGGCCGCGATCAAATGCTTGCGCGTGAAGCTCGCCTTTGCCGATCGGTCGGATGAAATGTCGGCGCTGCGCAAGCTGGCGATCCGCATCACCTGGGACGATCAGAAGCAGCCTGCGGTGTGGTGTCCGCTCGGCGATTTCTTCGGCACCGCGCCCGGCGTCAACCTCTACAAATCGCTTCCGATGGGAATGACCGACGACGGCTTCTACTGCTATTGGTATATGCCGTTCGCAAAGAACGCACACGTGGAAGTGGTAAATGAAGACAAGACGCCGCGGAAGATCGACTTCGAAATCACGCATCAACCGCTCCGGCGGCCCTTCGACGGCTTGGGCTATTTCCACGCGAAATGGCATCGCGACACGGTCGAGCTTCCGCCCGATCGCTGGCCCGACTGGCAATTGCTCGACACGCAAGGCCGCGGGCGGTTTTGCGGCGTGATGTTGCACGTTTGGAATCCGCGCGGCGGGTGGTGGGGAGAAGGGGACGAGAAGTTCTTCGTCGACGGCGAAAAATTTCCCTCCACCTTCGGCACCGGCTCGGAAGATTATTTCGGCTACGCGTGGGGCAATCCGCATCTGTTCGCCATGCCGTATCATGCCCAAACGTTCACGCAGAACAACCAGGGCCACCAATCGCTGTTGCGATTGCATATCGTCGACAACGTGCCGTTCCAAGATTCCTTCGAAGGCTGCATCGAAAAGTATTTCAAGAACGACCGCGGCACGCTCTACGCTTCGACGGTGTGGTGGTATCTGGCGCCCGGCGGCAAAGATCCGTACGGACCGGTGCCGGTCGGCGAGCGCGACGGTTATTACGTCCGCCCGCAGCCGATCTTCGCCGGCTTCAAAGTGCTCAACGAGCCGCATGGCGACGCACAACTCCAGCCGATGGATAGCTACGGCAAGGGCAATTGGAAAAACGATCAGCAACTTTGGTGGACCGGCGCCAAGCCCGGCGACACGCTCGTGCTGGCGTTGCCCGTCGCGCACGGCGGCAAATACGATTTGACGGTCCATCTCACCAAGGCACGTGACTATGGCATCGTGCAATTCTCGATCGACGACCAAAAAGCCGGCGCACCGATCGATCTCTACAATCCGGCGGTCGTTCCCAGCGGGCCGATCGATCTCGGCACGTTCGATTTATCCAAGGGCCAGCATCGGCTTAGGGTGAAAATCGTCGGCGCCAACGCCGCCGCGGAAAAATCCTTTATGTTCGGCATCGACCGCGCCGATCTGACAGCGCAGAAATAGGGCAGACACGGGAAACAACCTCGGCCACTGCCGCAGGATGGCACCCGCGCGCTGCCGCAATCAACGTAGCAGGCACACTCCGTGTGCCGTCCGCGCTGCTCTTTGGCCAGCCCGCTGTTTCGCGCAGACGGCACACGGAGTGTGCCTGCTACAATAGGTTCGCAACTCGGCCCAGCCGAGTTGCTACGCGGCGCAACGACGTAGTCCATCCACGCGACAAATTCATCCGCGATAAAGCAAGCTGGTCGTGATGGCGCGGAAGACGTTGGCCATTTCGTCGAATTCCCGGTCCTCGGCTTGCCAGAGCATCAGAAGCGTGCGGCCATTGCGACGGCAAGCGCGGATTTGGGCCGTGTTCGTCAAGTCGAGGCAATAGAAATTCACGTCGTATCCGACAAGCGGCTGTTCGGCGACGGTTTCTTCGGCCGGTTCGGTGTCGATGTCGGCATATTCCTCGCCGAGGGCCGCGAGGGCTACTTTCGCCAAGTCGGCCGGATCCTCTTCGCCGCCGCGAATCGCCACCGACCAAAAGCCTCCGCCGCGGCTGTAAACCGTCGCCCCTTGCTCGTCTTCGGCGGTGGAAATTTCCAGCGTCCAATCGTCGGGGTAGAGGAATTTGATTCCGAATTTGTCGAACAACGCGGGCATGGGTCTCGTTCTCGATGCCATCGTCGGCCGGGCCAAAGCCGCCGTTTGTCGCTCCGATCATCCTACCGGACGCGGGCCGAATGGCGAACTCCCCCCGACGACCGAGCTTCGGCCAATCGCCGGCCAAAGACCGATCCCTCTGCGGGCAGGCCGCGTAGAACCGGTAACGCTTTTATCGGGCCAGCCGCTGCGAAAACGACTGTCCGACGTTCGCCAGCCTATACTAGAATGCGGGAGCGACATGCCGGCCGCGAGCCCCAAGCGCTAGCAAGGGATTCACCCGATCCATCAGCCCGGCCAATCACCCCCGTCAATCCGGCCGGGACCAACCATAGCAGGAGCAAGCGGATGGCTTTGCAATACGACGCAGATTATCTCGGAAGGAACGCTCTCACACGGACCGGCCGCGCCCAAGTTCGTGCCGCATCGACCCCAGCCCGCCTGCGGCGATGGTTGCTGCCCAGCCTCGCGGCGATGTTGATCGCGGCGACCGCATTGCCCGCGGCCGCGCAGTTGCCCGGCGATCCGGAGCCGACCCAAGCGGAGCGCGACAAGCAATATGCCGCGCTTTCGCATGATGTTTCCCAGTTGGAGCAGATGGGCATGGTGCTCAAGCGCGTCGTGAAACTGGTTCGCCCGACGATCGTGCATATCGAGGCGACCAAGGCCGATCCGCTCGCCAAGCGGTATTCGCATCAGTCGATCGAGGAAGCCGGCTCCGGCACGATCTTCGAGCTGAGCGGCAACTACTACGTGCTCACGAATCGGCACGTGATCCGCTCGGCCACGGAAGCGAATATTCATATCAAGCTTTCCGATGGCCGCACGATCAGCCCGACGAAGGTGTGGAGCGATCCGGGAACCGACGTGGCGGTGTTGGCGATTTCGGCGCCGCATGTTTATCCGGCTCACATCGGCAATAGCGATCTGATCGACATCGGCGATTTCGTGCTGGCCGTGGGGAGCCCGTTCGGCTTGAGCCACACCGTCACGTTCGGCATCATCAGCGCCAAAGGGCGCCGCGATTTGGAGCTGGGCGACGAGCGAATTCAATTCCAAGACTTTCTGCAAACCGATGCCGCCATCAATCCCGGCAACAGCGGCGGGCCGCTGCTGAATTTGCGCGGTGAAGTGGTCGGCATGAACACGGCTATCGCCACCAGCTCCGGCGGCAGCGAAGGCATCGGCTTCACGATTCCGATCAACATGGCGATGAGCATCGCCCGGCAGTTGATCGAAAAAGGATCGGTGGTGCGTGCGTTTTTGGGTGTCACGCTCGATCCGAATTTCAGCGATCAGACGGCGGCAAGCCTCGGCCTGCCGCGCGTCGAGGGTTCGCACGTCACAGGAATCACGCCGAACTCGCCGGCCTCGGCTGCCAAGCTGCAAGTCGACGACGTGATTCTGGAATTCAACGGCGTGCCGGTCGACGACGACGCCCATCTGGTGAATCTCGTCAGCCTGACCGACGTTGGCAAAGCAGTGCCGATCGTCGTGTTCCGCGACCGAAAACTGGTGCGGCTGACGGTCAAAGTCGGCGACCGAGCGCATTTCGACGCGAGCTGACCGTCATCCGGCCGCCAGCCAAGAAGGCGATGGCGGCAGTGGCCGCGGCGGCAGTGGGCCGCGGCAACCTCCAGCAATCGCATCCGCGACGCGGTGGCTGTCTACGTCGCCCGTCGCTCCGCGGCGTTAAAGCAGGTGTGGAGTTCTTTCTTTCCCGCCGCGTATCTCGCGGCAAACAACCGTTGCCCGACGACACCCAAGAGCCGACAGGCCGAGCGCGGGAATTGATCCTCGGCGACGGGGGATCGGCGTGCCGCGGACAGGGCGGGCAAAAACGGCACATTATTTGCCGTTTATCCACAGGCTTTTTTTGGCTTCCAAGCCTGAACGGTGTCCTATGCCCGCCGAGAGCGCTGATTCCTCGCCACAAGCTGAATCCAATGGCCGCGAGCCGTCGGAATCGCAGCGGCTGGCAGAAATTGAAGCACGCGGATACGCCGCCGCCATTTCGTCACGTACCAGCCAGACGCAGCCGGAAAAATCGCGGAATAAGCCACAAAGGAAAGACGAAGCAAAGCATAAACCGGACTCAGACTCCGAAATCGATACTGGAAGCGATTCCGACGCCGAGTCCGACGCCGATTCTGATGCCGATGCGGCCGAACATCGATCGCCGGACGAGAAGGCCAAACAGCCCAGCAAGCCGTTCTATAAACGGCCGCTGCTGATGACGGTGATCATCGTTGTCGCGGTGGTCGTGATCGTTGGCGGAATCGTCTATTGGCTGTGGGCACGCCAGTTTGAATCGACGGACGACGCCTTTATCGACGGCAACGTGGTGCAGATGCAGCCCAAGGTGACCGGTTATGTCGTGGCGATGCACTTTACCGACAACGAACTTGTCACCGCCGGGCAATTATTGATCGAGATCGACCCGCGTGACTACCAGGCGGCACTCGACAGCGCCGCGGCCGCGTCGGCCGCGGCCGCCGGACGACTGGCGGAAGCCGATGCGCAGCTCACCGGGGCCGAATCCCAGGTCGCAGCCAGCCGAGCCAATGTGGCCGCCGCCGTGGCCAATGCACAAAACGCCCAAAAGGATTTGGCTCGCTACCAAGCGCTAACGCCCACAGGCGCTGCCAGCCGGCAGTCTTTGGACGCGGCGATCGCGACCGCCCAATCGACTGCCGCGCAAGAAACAGCGGCGCGGGCAACCACGAACTCGTCGGCAGCGCAAGCATCCTTGGCGCGGGCGCATAAGGTCACCGCTGCCGCAGATATGGCCCAAGCGCGGGCGCAATTGGCCGAGGCGAAGTTGAATCTGTCGTATGCCAAAATCCGCGCGCCGATCACCGGCCGTGTCACGCAGCGGACCGTCGACCTGGGCGACTATTTGGCGCCCGGTCAACCGATGTTTGCTCTGGTCGATCCCAATGTTTGGGTAACGGCGAACTTCAAGGAAACGCAGCTCACGAACATGCATGTGGGCCAGCATGTGCGGGTGCACATCGACGCATTTCCAAGCCGCTATTTGGATGCGCATGTCGATAGTTTCCAGCGTGGAACCGGGGCGCGGTTCAGCATTTTGCCGGCGGAAAATGCCACCGGCAACTTCGTGAAAGTGGTCCAACGCGTGCCGGTCAAGATTCTGTTCGACCAGCCGGTGCCGCAAGACATGATGCTCGGACCGGGAATGTCGGTCGAACCCAGGATAACCATTCGGTAATTCAATTTCGGCGTCTCGAATTCGCCGGCTTGATCCAATTCCGGCGATCCATTCGACTTGGGTTCAATCGTTGAGGCAAATCGCATGCACGCGACGGCCGCCGAATTGGACCGACCGAAGGCCGCCCGTACCGGCAGCCCGCCATTGCCGCTGAGCATGGCCGGGCCGCATAACCCATGGCTCGTGGCCATCGTCGTGTCGATCGCGACGTTCATGGAGGTGCTGGACACCAGCATTGCCAACGTTTCGCTGAGACATATCGCCGGCAGCCTCGCCGCCTCGGTCGACGAATCGACCTGGGTGCTCACGAGCTATCTGGTATCCAATGCGATCGTGCTGCCGATCAGCGGCTGGTTGGCGAGCGTGCTGGGCCGTAAGCGGTTTTATATGTCGTGCGTCGCGCTGTTCACGGCCAGCTCGGTGCTCTGCGGATTGGCTCCTTCGCTTTCTTGGTTGATCGTGTTTCGAGTGTTCCAGGGAATTGGCGGCGGCGGGCTGGCTCCGAGCGAACAATCGATTCTTGCCGATTCGTTTCCGCCGGAAAAACGGGGCATGGCGTTCGCTTTGTACGGCGTGGCCGTCGTCGTGGCGCCGACCGTCGGACCCACACTCGGCGGCTGGATCACCGACAACTACAGTTGGCACTGGGTCTTCTTCATCAATCTGCCCGTCGGGCTGTTGTCGCTAGTGCTTTCGGCTTGGACGCTGGTGGAGCCGCCGGCGGAAAGAAACGCACGAAAAAAGATGCACGCGAAAGGGATTCGCGTTGATTATGTTGGCTTCGGGCTCGTGGCGCTCGGGCTCGGCTGCTTGCAAGTCGTGCTCGACAAGGGTCAGCGCGACGACTGGTTTGGCTCGAATTTCATTGTCACGTTCAGCATCATTTCGGCCGTTGCACTCGTGTTTCTGGTGATCTGGGAACTTACCCGGCCCGATCCCATCGTCAATTTGCACCTGCTGCGAATTCGAGGGTTCGCGGCCGCAAATGTCGTCATGTTTGCGGTGGGATTCATTCTTTTCGGCACCACGCAACTGCTCCCGCAATTGGTGCAAGATGTGCTCAACTACACGGCCACGTACGCGGGCTTGGCGCTCACTCCCGGTGGTTTTGCCGTCATGGTGCTGATGCCGGTGGTGGGCTACTTGCTGGGAAAAGTCTCGGCGCGGAACGTGATTATGTTTGGCTTGCTGATCGAGGCTATTTCGCTCTTCAGCATGAGCGGCCTGAACGCCGAAATCTCGTATTGGCAAATTGCCATGGCGCGCGTGTTTCAGGCCAGCGGCATCGCGTTCTTGTTCGTTCCGGCATCAACGGTGGCCTATGTCGGTCTACCGGCCGGCGCGAACAATGACGCATCGGCCCTCATCAACTTGTCGCGGAACATGGGCGGCAGCGTCGGGATTTCGCTCGTGCAAACTTTGCTCGCTCGGCGAAGTCAATTCCACCAAAGCCGACTGATCGAAAATCTCACGCCTTATTCGCCGGCATTTCGAAATGGCCTTGCGCATATTCAACACATCGTTCCCGGCAAAAAGCCGGCGCTGGAAGCCCTTTATCAGGCGGTGCAGCTTCAAGCGACGACCATGTCGTACCTCGACATCTTCTATTTGCTCGCCTGGGCCTCGCTCGTGATTCTGCCGGTGGCATTCTTGCTCGCCAAAGCCAAGCCCGGCGAGCAACATGCCTCGCACTGACCGATCGAATCGTCGGACGTGCTGCGACGATTCGGCTGGTTGATTCCCCCATGCCGCGCCGGAATAATCGCCAAACATTGACATCGATTGGCAACTAGGTTGGGCTGCGTGGCTGCGGCTAATGCGGTTTTTGACGATCGGCCGACAAATAGGCATAGTCCGGATTCGACCGGTTGTGATCATTTTGCGGATGATGCTGGAGAAACGGCGTGACTCCTTCCGAGCGGAATCCGGGCCTTTCGGGACGCACGGGCGGCAGCGAGCCAGCGCATCGCCGAACGTTTGTCGCAGCGCTGCTGTTGGCCGCGCTATTGGCCAATGGCTGTGGACTTGCGCAATGGTGGCACGACGGCTTTAAAGTTGGGCCGAACTACACGCCGCCGCCAGCCCCCGTCGCGGAATCTTGGATCGAATCCGGCGACCGTCATCTTGCGAACTCCCCCGCGCTCGATTGCGGATGGTGGACCGCGTTTCGCGATCCAGTTCTCGACCAACTCATCGATGCCGCCTATCACGAAAACCTGAATTTGCAAATTGCGGGCACGCGGATTCTCGAAGCTCGCGCGGAACGCAACATCGCGGCCGGCGATTTATTTCCGCAAACTCAAAACGCCTTGGCCGACTATGCGCATGCGCAAGTGAGCAAGAATCTTGGCCTGCCGCTGGGCGGAACGTTTGACACCTGGGCTACCGGGTTCAACGCATCGTGGGAACTGGATTTCTGGGGCCGATTCCGCAGAACCGTCGAAGCCAATAACGCGACCGTCGATGCCTCCGTCGAAGGCTACCGCGATGCGTTGGTCATGCTGCTGGCGGAAGTGGCCACCAACTACGTGCAAATGCGCACGTTCGAGCAGCGAATCGCCTACAGCCGCCGCAATGCCGACATCCAGCGCGGATCGCTCCGCCTCGCCGAACAGCGTTCAAACAAGGAGGCAGCACCGATCTCGACGTGCGGCAGGCGCGCGCCAATCTATTGCAAACGGAGTCGCTGCTGCCGGCGCTCGAAACGGGCCGCCGGCAGGCAAGCCATCGGCTGGCCGTGTTGCGAGGAATGCCGGTGAGCGAATCGGCAACGCGGTTCCTGCCCGCGGGCATTCCGCTGCCGCCGCCTGAAGTTTCCATTGGCGTGCCAGCCGACTTGCTCCGCCGCCGGCCCGATATTGGCGAGGCCGAGCGTCAGTTGGCGGCCGAGAGTGCCCGAGTCGGCGTCGCCCAAGCGGATTTTTACCCGCGTATCGCAATCAATGGTTTTCTGGGATATACGGCCAAGGACCTCAGCGAACTTTACGAACCGAAGAGCTTTACCGCGATCATCCTGCCGACCGTGAGTTGGCCGATCCTGAACTATGGCCGCATCGCTAACGGCGTGCGCGCCCAGGACGCCCGATTCCAACGCGCCGCGCTGCAATATCAACAAACCGTACTGACGGCCGGACAAGAAGTCGAAGACGCACTGACGGGATTCATTCAAGCCGAACGACAAGCCCGGAAATTGGAAGCCGAGATCGTCGAGTTGGAGGTGGCCGTCGATCTGGCGACGCAACAATTCCAAGGGGGCTTGTCCGACTTCAATCGCGTGTTCGATACACAGACCGCGCTTGTGAACGCCAAAGATCAATTGGCAGTCGCCCGGGGCAACATCGACCTGAACTTGATCCAAGCCTACAGAGCCCTGGGCGGCGGCTGGGAATACTTTGCCCAGCCCTGCCCGCCAG
Proteins encoded:
- the pstC gene encoding phosphate ABC transporter permease subunit PstC → MATTLERPIVDARPISRPPTKREIYSDRGFRLLTGLFAWATVALLVFIVLEIGAKAVPSMKTEGLGFITGKVWDANAQQYGILPQIWGTLYSSAIALVIGSILGVAVAVFLSERFLSTAVFKLLKVFGKQFHPFWGKLPDQLDALLKNLIELLAAIPSVVYGLWGIFVIIPLIRPPCNWLHDHLGWIPLFGTSLSGPGMLPASLVLAIMILPTISAISRDALVAVPPKLREAAYGLGATRWEAILGVIVPTAQIGIIGSILLAFGRALGETMALAMLVGNANVISVSLFSPGNTLAALLANNFPEANKANVGVLMYAALVLMAITLVVNIFGSLVLQHSAARTRGAR
- the pstS gene encoding phosphate ABC transporter substrate-binding protein PstS, with the protein product MATRTRTVAWTSILLLACSGTGCSTGGGSGGLKLQGAGASFPAPLYTKWFKAYSADHPDALVDYQSVGSGSGVKAMIDHTVDFGASDAAMTDEEIAQVPGGVQLLPMTAGSIVLAYNLPDIDNLKLSREAYAGIFLGKIKKWNDPAIAAANEDVKLPDTDVNVVVRADSSGTTFVFTKHLSTISKDFAASPGVNKMPNWPVGTKSKGNEGVSAAISTTPGAIGYVEYGYAIGAKLKMAKLENKAGKYIEPSIASGQASLASLEMPADLRAWLPDPEGEKSYPIVTYTWILAYKKMPEAAKAKALRAVLAYCLTDGQKKSESLGYIPLPDNVVTKVKAALENIQSDGPAAASAKPDDKTENKGA
- a CDS encoding glycoside hydrolase family 172 protein; its protein translation is MSTVRTSLATVSILAAALALAPRARADTPANNSDGKLLPYDALIHGMTDLSRLAELPLPGYRFGQWSSYDRASQYDAKTGKYLHWDANGDGSGIIRKEGDDVVMAEMTGPGCIWRIWSAAPGKGHVKIFLDGEEKPAVDMPFEHYFDGKHAPFNFPALSYNLAAVGSSGQNLYLPIPYQKSCKVVADKGWGNYYHLGYATYPQGTRVPTFSARLVAEHADELKRVDDFFAHDLGSDPAGSTSADQVLKKSLEIEAGQTATIARLDGPAAIKCLRVKLAFADRSDEMSALRKLAIRITWDDQKQPAVWCPLGDFFGTAPGVNLYKSLPMGMTDDGFYCYWYMPFAKNAHVEVVNEDKTPRKIDFEITHQPLRRPFDGLGYFHAKWHRDTVELPPDRWPDWQLLDTQGRGRFCGVMLHVWNPRGGWWGEGDEKFFVDGEKFPSTFGTGSEDYFGYAWGNPHLFAMPYHAQTFTQNNQGHQSLLRLHIVDNVPFQDSFEGCIEKYFKNDRGTLYASTVWWYLAPGGKDPYGPVPVGERDGYYVRPQPIFAGFKVLNEPHGDAQLQPMDSYGKGNWKNDQQLWWTGAKPGDTLVLALPVAHGGKYDLTVHLTKARDYGIVQFSIDDQKAGAPIDLYNPAVVPSGPIDLGTFDLSKGQHRLRVKIVGANAAAEKSFMFGIDRADLTAQK
- a CDS encoding HlyD family secretion protein, giving the protein MPAESADSSPQAESNGREPSESQRLAEIEARGYAAAISSRTSQTQPEKSRNKPQRKDEAKHKPDSDSEIDTGSDSDAESDADSDADAAEHRSPDEKAKQPSKPFYKRPLLMTVIIVVAVVVIVGGIVYWLWARQFESTDDAFIDGNVVQMQPKVTGYVVAMHFTDNELVTAGQLLIEIDPRDYQAALDSAAAASAAAAGRLAEADAQLTGAESQVAASRANVAAAVANAQNAQKDLARYQALTPTGAASRQSLDAAIATAQSTAAQETAARATTNSSAAQASLARAHKVTAAADMAQARAQLAEAKLNLSYAKIRAPITGRVTQRTVDLGDYLAPGQPMFALVDPNVWVTANFKETQLTNMHVGQHVRVHIDAFPSRYLDAHVDSFQRGTGARFSILPAENATGNFVKVVQRVPVKILFDQPVPQDMMLGPGMSVEPRITIR
- the pstA gene encoding phosphate ABC transporter permease PstA — protein: MEETIVRQIGRDDATRLAALISTAELQKSLRRPRSLFSFAMNFVTASLTFIALAPLFSVVYMLVVRGVHALSLAVFTSLPPDANEAGGGFGNAIAGTLVMVAIAASMSVPFGILAAVYLAEVGPETKLAKFVRFSAKILSGFPSVLAGVVAYGAVVLLTGGFSAWAGGVALSLLMLPTVILTAEDAIRMVHPRIREAAIGMGATTTQTICRILLPTAMPGILTGVMLAVARAAGETAPLLFTALFSNYWPFSRGASQLSGPTASLAVLIYNFSGSPFDNLKDMAWAASLVLVVLVLAINLIGQSLSRRRVG
- a CDS encoding trypsin-like peptidase domain-containing protein — translated: MALQYDADYLGRNALTRTGRAQVRAASTPARLRRWLLPSLAAMLIAATALPAAAQLPGDPEPTQAERDKQYAALSHDVSQLEQMGMVLKRVVKLVRPTIVHIEATKADPLAKRYSHQSIEEAGSGTIFELSGNYYVLTNRHVIRSATEANIHIKLSDGRTISPTKVWSDPGTDVAVLAISAPHVYPAHIGNSDLIDIGDFVLAVGSPFGLSHTVTFGIISAKGRRDLELGDERIQFQDFLQTDAAINPGNSGGPLLNLRGEVVGMNTAIATSSGGSEGIGFTIPINMAMSIARQLIEKGSVVRAFLGVTLDPNFSDQTAASLGLPRVEGSHVTGITPNSPASAAKLQVDDVILEFNGVPVDDDAHLVNLVSLTDVGKAVPIVVFRDRKLVRLTVKVGDRAHFDAS